Part of the Candidatus Methylomirabilota bacterium genome is shown below.
TGGGTCATCAGCGGAGGGCTGGCGGCGGTGGGCGGAGTGTTCTTCGGCCTCACCGTGCAGATCCGGCCCGAGATGGGCTTCAACCTCCTGCTCCCGATCTTCGCGGCCGCGATCCTGGGCGGGCTCGGGAGCCTGTGGGGATCCGTCCTGGGCGGCCTGATCATCGGGCTGGCGGAGAGCCTGTCGGTGCTGGTCGCGGCGCCAGGCTACAAGCCGGCCGCGCCGTTCGTGTTCCTCATGCTGATCCTGTTCCTCAGGCCGACCGGGCTGTTCGGGGAGGAGCAGGCGTGAACGCTGACTGAAGGGGGGACAGACGATGCCGCGGACGCTGATCTCGAGCGGGATGAAGTTCGAGCGCATCGCGAGCTACTCGCGAGCCGTGGTCGACGGAGACATGATCTACGTGTCGGGAACCACCGGCTTCAGCCGGAGGAGCGGCCGGTATCCCGAAGGCGTCATCGCCCAGACGGAGCAGGCGCTCCGCACCATCAGCTGGGCGCTCGGGCAAGCCGGGGCCACCCTGGCTGACGTCCTGCGGGTGCGCGTGTTCATCGCCGAGCGCCAGGACCTCCTGCCGGTCTGCCGGGTGGTCGGACGGCACTTCCGCCGGATCCGGCCGGCGAATACCACCGTCTGCACGCCCCTGGCCACCCCGGAGATGAAGGTCGAGATCGAGGTGACGGCGCGGCGCGGGTCGGGAACCGGGGCCCGGCCGCGTCGCCGGCGGCGGCCACGGGGCTGAGGGGACGATGCTCGGCCTCGTCTCCTATCTCGTCTTCTTCGCCATCGTCGTCCTGGTCTTCGCCATCGCCGTGCTCGGGCTCAACCTTCAGTGGGGGTTCACGGGCCTCTTCAATGCCGGGGTGGTCGGGTTCTACGCGGTCGGGGGCTACACCCTGGCGATCCTCACGGCCCCGCCGCGGCCGGAATTCCTGGGAGGGCTCGGGCTTCCCTTCGTGGTGGGCCTGGCGGTGGCCATGGGGACCTCCGCCGCGGCGGCGTTCGTGATCGGCCTGGCGACCATCCGCTTGCGCGAGGACTACCTGGCCATCGCGACCTTCGGCGTGGCGGTGGTGATCCAGCTCGTCGCGCTCAACTTCGAGGCCTTGACGGGCGGAAACCTGGGAATCGCGGCGATCCCCCGCCCGCTGGCGGGGTGGTTCGACTCGCCGTTCGCCTACAACGGGTTCTATCTCGCCCTGATGGCGGTGGCCGTCGGGACGGTCTACTGGGCGCTGGAGCGGATGGTGCGCTCGCCGTGGGGGCGGGTGCTGCGGGCCATCCGCGAGGACGAGACGGCGGCCGTCTCGCTGGGAAAGGACGCCCGGCGCTTCCGGCTGCAGGCCTTCGTCCTGGGGTCGATGCTGGTCGGACTGGCCGGGGCGCTCTACGTCGCGTTCATCGGGTATGTGAGCCCCTTCGACTTCCTGCCGATCGTCACGTTCCAGATGTGGACGATGCTGATCGTGGGCGGGAGCGGCAGCAACCGGGGCGCCGTGCTCGGCGCGGCCATCGTGTGGGGCCTGTGGAGCCTGAGCGGCAGCCTGGTGGCGCGCTACCTGCCCTCCGAGCTCCAGACCCAGGGGGGCGCGCTCCAGGTCATCCTGATCGGTCTGATCCTCGTCCTGACACTCCTCTTCCGGCCGCGGGGCCTGATCGGCGAGGCGCCCATCGTGTCCCGCCACCTGGAAGACCACTGATGCCCCCGGCTCGAATGGCGTAGTATCTGGGCGGCGGCGCCGAGCCGCCGGAGGGAGGCACCGCGCATGCGAATCGACCGTGGGCTCTTCACGCTCGCCGTCGCCCTCGCGCTCGTCGGGGCGCTCGGCCCGATGGCCGAGGCCCAGCCGGCCTGTCCCGTCAAGCTCGGAGGCATCCTGTCGCTCACCGGCTCGCTCGGCGCCATCGGGAAGCCGATCGCCGACTCGGCCCGCCTGGCCGTCGAGCACGTCAACGCCGCGGGGGGCGTCAAGGGGTGTCCGATCGAGTTCATCCTGCGCGACGACCAGGGGCAATCCACGGTCGGGGTCGACGCCGCCAAGAACCTCGTCGACGTGCAAGGGGTGCCGGCCATCATCGGCGCCATCTCCAGTGGCGTGAGCCTCCCGGTCCTGACCTCGGTGGCGGTGCCGGCCAAGGTCACGATGGTCTCGTGCTGCTCGACGGCCCCGACCTTCACCACCCTCGCCCAGGAGGGCAAGACCGGCGGCTACTTCTTCCGCACCCTGCCGACGACGAAGACCCAGGCCTACGGCGCGGCCAAGATCGCCGCCGAGCGGAGCTACAAGAAGGTCGCCATCATCTACGTCAACACCGACTTCGGCGTCAACCTGGCCAAGGACTTCACCCGCGCGCTGCAGAAGCTCGGCGGCGCGGTCGTCCTCTCCATCCCCTACCAGGAGAACCAGCCGTCCTACCGCGCCGAGGTGACGCGGGCGCTCGCCGCCACTCCCGACTCCATCTACCTGGTGGCGTTCCCCCAGGACGGCGCCACGCTCGCCCGGGAGTGGATCTCGTTCGGGGGCACCCAGAACATCATCCTCAACAACGCGCTCCGGGCCGACCAGTTCCTCAAGGCGGTCGGCGCCCGGTTCCTCCAGAACGCCTACGGGATGGACAACGCGCAGGTGGCGGGGCCCTCGGTCGACGCCTTCAACCAGGCGTACCAGGCGAAGTTCGGGAGCCCGCCGAACGGACCGGGCCTCCACACCGTCTACGACGCCGTCGCCGTGACGGCCCTGGCCATGCAGGCGGCCAAGACGCTCACCGGGACCGAGATCCGCGACAACATCCGCCGGGTCACCGGCCCGACCGGCACCCCCGTCTCGACCGGGGTGGAGGGTCTCCGGCGGGGCCTCGAGCTCCTGCGCGGCGGCCAGGCGATCCGCTACACCGGCGCCACCGGGCCGATCCAGTTCGACGCCTACGGCGACGTCTCGGGGCCGATCCTCGTCTACCGCTTCAAGGACGAGCAGATCGTCACCGAGCGGGTGATGACGCTCGACGAGGTGCAGGCGCTGTTCAAGCAGATCGACTGAATCGGTGGGGGTGTCGGAACACCCCCTCCGAGACCTCCCCCGAGGATCGTTGCGGCGGCAAAGCCGCCGCTCGGAGCGGAA
Proteins encoded:
- a CDS encoding branched-chain amino acid ABC transporter permease, which produces MLGLVSYLVFFAIVVLVFAIAVLGLNLQWGFTGLFNAGVVGFYAVGGYTLAILTAPPRPEFLGGLGLPFVVGLAVAMGTSAAAAFVIGLATIRLREDYLAIATFGVAVVIQLVALNFEALTGGNLGIAAIPRPLAGWFDSPFAYNGFYLALMAVAVGTVYWALERMVRSPWGRVLRAIREDETAAVSLGKDARRFRLQAFVLGSMLVGLAGALYVAFIGYVSPFDFLPIVTFQMWTMLIVGGSGSNRGAVLGAAIVWGLWSLSGSLVARYLPSELQTQGGALQVILIGLILVLTLLFRPRGLIGEAPIVSRHLEDH
- a CDS encoding ABC transporter substrate-binding protein, translating into MRIDRGLFTLAVALALVGALGPMAEAQPACPVKLGGILSLTGSLGAIGKPIADSARLAVEHVNAAGGVKGCPIEFILRDDQGQSTVGVDAAKNLVDVQGVPAIIGAISSGVSLPVLTSVAVPAKVTMVSCCSTAPTFTTLAQEGKTGGYFFRTLPTTKTQAYGAAKIAAERSYKKVAIIYVNTDFGVNLAKDFTRALQKLGGAVVLSIPYQENQPSYRAEVTRALAATPDSIYLVAFPQDGATLAREWISFGGTQNIILNNALRADQFLKAVGARFLQNAYGMDNAQVAGPSVDAFNQAYQAKFGSPPNGPGLHTVYDAVAVTALAMQAAKTLTGTEIRDNIRRVTGPTGTPVSTGVEGLRRGLELLRGGQAIRYTGATGPIQFDAYGDVSGPILVYRFKDEQIVTERVMTLDEVQALFKQID
- a CDS encoding RidA family protein produces the protein MPRTLISSGMKFERIASYSRAVVDGDMIYVSGTTGFSRRSGRYPEGVIAQTEQALRTISWALGQAGATLADVLRVRVFIAERQDLLPVCRVVGRHFRRIRPANTTVCTPLATPEMKVEIEVTARRGSGTGARPRRRRRPRG